Proteins from one Candidatus Hydrogenedentota bacterium genomic window:
- a CDS encoding alpha/beta hydrolase family protein, whose translation MNRREFITMTSVGTTAALTGASHAAEPPHVDPLPGTQSAPLPDLGTHWPFFEKLSTPSRPAMSFLEDKYKDIGAWSKEARATLLADFHYRPEPCDPKPELVETVDCETHVRERVLINTTPHIRIPVYVLIPKNLDKPAPAMVALHDHGGFYIWGKEKLIDVAPEHPALTEFKRTYYGGRGLADELARRGYAVIVSDMMHWGERGLYFDADPERIANRTMDVTQKDIQEFNARSWAHEELVARTALAAGVTWSGINMWDDIRVTDYFLTRPEVDAKRVGCIGLSLGCVRSIFLGALHEAVRASVSVCWTAEYSQMLRNNVRNGIGFTKLVPGLYGDLDWPDLAGLHLPGHLMTINGLQDMLYPLKAAQDAVAKIERIFEKAGKRDHYEGVFFDGPHEFNLDMQEKAFAWLQQVLA comes from the coding sequence ATGAACCGACGGGAATTCATCACCATGACGTCAGTTGGAACCACCGCCGCGCTAACCGGAGCCTCCCACGCCGCCGAACCGCCGCACGTCGATCCGCTTCCGGGCACACAGAGTGCGCCGCTTCCCGATCTTGGAACGCATTGGCCTTTCTTTGAGAAGCTTTCGACGCCGTCACGTCCAGCCATGAGCTTTCTGGAGGACAAATACAAGGACATCGGCGCTTGGTCCAAGGAGGCGCGCGCGACCCTTCTCGCGGACTTTCACTACCGTCCGGAACCGTGTGACCCGAAGCCGGAATTGGTGGAGACCGTCGATTGCGAAACGCACGTGCGCGAGCGCGTGCTGATCAATACGACGCCCCATATTCGCATCCCCGTATATGTCCTCATTCCCAAGAACCTCGACAAGCCGGCGCCGGCAATGGTTGCGCTGCACGATCACGGCGGATTCTATATCTGGGGCAAGGAGAAGCTGATTGACGTTGCACCGGAGCATCCGGCGTTGACGGAATTCAAACGCACCTACTACGGAGGCCGCGGGCTTGCGGATGAATTGGCACGGCGCGGCTACGCCGTCATTGTTTCCGACATGATGCATTGGGGTGAACGTGGACTCTATTTCGACGCCGACCCCGAACGGATCGCGAATCGGACGATGGACGTTACGCAGAAGGATATTCAGGAATTTAACGCACGGTCGTGGGCGCACGAGGAACTCGTCGCGCGAACCGCGCTTGCCGCGGGCGTCACGTGGTCCGGTATCAACATGTGGGATGACATCCGCGTCACCGATTACTTCTTGACACGACCGGAAGTCGATGCCAAGCGAGTCGGCTGCATAGGTTTGAGCCTGGGGTGCGTGCGCTCCATCTTCCTCGGCGCGCTCCACGAAGCGGTCCGTGCTTCCGTATCGGTGTGTTGGACGGCGGAGTACTCGCAGATGCTTCGCAACAACGTTCGCAACGGAATTGGGTTCACGAAACTGGTTCCCGGGCTGTACGGCGACCTTGATTGGCCGGATCTGGCCGGATTGCACCTTCCCGGACACCTCATGACCATCAACGGCCTGCAGGACATGCTGTATCCATTGAAGGCCGCGCAGGATGCAGTCGCGAAGATCGAGCGCATCTTCGAGAAAGCAGGGAAACGCGATCACTATGAAGGCGTCTTCTTCGACGGACCACATGAGTTCAATCTCGACATGCAGGAGAAGGCCTTCGCGTGGTTACAGCAGGTTCTCGCGTAG
- a CDS encoding YaiI/YqxD family protein, with amino-acid sequence MVQIYVDADGCPVKDEVNRVAQRHGLSVTLVANSWMRAPQADWLSLVVVDDGFDAADDWIVEHAQPNDIVITADIPLASRCLKKGAAVLGPKGHPFTEASIGEVLATREIMAHLRESGVNTGGPAPFSKADRSRFLQQLDVMVHACLRAT; translated from the coding sequence ATGGTCCAGATCTACGTCGACGCCGACGGTTGTCCTGTTAAGGACGAGGTGAATCGCGTCGCGCAGCGGCACGGACTTAGCGTCACCTTGGTGGCCAACTCCTGGATGCGCGCGCCGCAGGCAGACTGGTTATCACTGGTGGTTGTGGATGACGGATTTGATGCCGCCGACGACTGGATCGTCGAGCACGCGCAGCCGAACGACATCGTTATCACTGCCGATATTCCGTTGGCGTCGCGTTGCCTGAAGAAGGGCGCTGCCGTTCTCGGACCGAAAGGCCACCCGTTCACGGAGGCTTCAATCGGTGAGGTCCTGGCAACGCGGGAAATTATGGCGCACCTACGCGAATCGGGCGTTAATACCGGTGGGCCTGCGCCCTTCTCGAAAGCGGACCGTTCGCGATTCCTCCAGCAACTCGACGTGATGGTGCATGCGTGCCTGCGGGCAACGTGA
- a CDS encoding HDOD domain-containing protein, whose protein sequence is MFQECVSDVRGRVWSLEHVATLPSTLVRILSIIQDESTTALDLADEISHDPALALKVLGAVNSSYYGFHRQISTISDAVVILGFEEVERLSLAISVINIFDRDRDNSRALHMLWRHSMACSVAASGIEAHYRTRKPGVNGAHVAALLHDIGKAVIVQYFPEAVRPILRLVQEDGLPVCEAEREILEGCTHCDIGAWIADRWGLPPCLVEAIAMHHAPELVPPDHLLTHITHAANTMCNIAGIRSLNVNTASEMDPRTATILPIDEMLQNHIIARLERQRGLISAMAAGSVY, encoded by the coding sequence ATGTTTCAAGAATGCGTGTCCGATGTACGTGGTAGAGTATGGTCGCTTGAACACGTAGCGACACTTCCATCCACCCTGGTGCGAATCCTGTCTATCATTCAGGACGAATCGACCACTGCACTCGATCTCGCCGACGAGATCTCTCATGATCCCGCCCTCGCGTTGAAGGTATTGGGGGCCGTCAACTCGAGCTACTACGGATTTCACCGTCAAATCAGCACCATTTCAGATGCCGTCGTCATTCTCGGTTTTGAAGAAGTCGAACGATTGTCGCTGGCCATCTCGGTAATCAACATCTTCGATCGCGACCGCGACAATTCGCGCGCGTTGCACATGTTGTGGCGGCACAGCATGGCGTGCTCGGTGGCGGCATCCGGAATCGAAGCCCATTACCGGACGCGCAAACCCGGCGTGAACGGCGCGCACGTTGCGGCGCTGCTTCACGATATTGGCAAGGCTGTCATTGTTCAGTATTTCCCCGAAGCCGTAAGGCCGATCCTGCGACTGGTTCAAGAGGACGGTCTACCGGTATGCGAGGCGGAGCGGGAGATCCTTGAGGGATGTACGCATTGCGATATCGGCGCGTGGATAGCCGATCGGTGGGGACTCCCGCCCTGCCTCGTCGAAGCCATTGCCATGCATCACGCGCCCGAACTTGTTCCACCCGATCACTTGCTGACGCATATCACGCATGCCGCGAACACCATGTGCAATATCGCGGGCATACGCTCTTTGAACGTCAACACGGCGAGTGAGATGGATCCGCGTACGGCGACCATATTGCCGATAGACGAGATGCTCCAAAACCACATCATTGCGCGCTTGGAGCGCCAGCGTGGCCTAATCAGCGCAATGGCAGCGGGAAGCGTGTACTGA